The Agromyces atrinae genome window below encodes:
- the kdpC gene encoding potassium-transporting ATPase subunit KdpC, whose product MASPRQTLRTTGVAIRLLLISTLVLGVGYTAVILGVGQLAFPAAANGSTITQDGEVVGSALIGQSFTDADGEPLPEYVQSRPSAAGDGYDAGASSGSNLGPENADLIALIEERRANVAELEGVDPTTVPVGALTASASGLDPHISPEYALLQVPRVARERGLDEAEVRELVESMIQGRDLGYLGEPTVNVLRLNLALDERSR is encoded by the coding sequence CCGGCGTCGCGATTCGACTGCTCCTCATCTCGACCCTCGTCCTCGGTGTCGGCTACACAGCCGTCATCCTCGGCGTCGGCCAGCTCGCGTTCCCCGCGGCGGCGAACGGATCGACGATCACGCAGGACGGAGAAGTGGTCGGTTCGGCCCTCATCGGTCAGTCGTTCACCGACGCCGACGGAGAGCCGCTGCCCGAGTACGTCCAGTCGCGCCCCTCGGCGGCCGGGGACGGCTACGACGCGGGTGCGTCGAGCGGCTCGAACCTCGGCCCCGAGAACGCCGACCTCATCGCGCTCATCGAGGAACGGCGCGCGAACGTCGCCGAGCTCGAGGGTGTCGACCCGACGACCGTGCCCGTCGGTGCGCTCACGGCCTCGGCGTCGGGTCTCGACCCGCACATCAGCCCCGAGTACGCGCTGCTGCAGGTGCCGCGCGTCGCCCGCGAGCGCGGTCTCGACGAGGCGGAGGTGCGTGAGCTCGTCGAGTCTATGATTCAGGGACGAGACCTCGGCTACCTCGGCGAGCCGACCGTGAACGTGCTCCGCCTGAACCTCGCGCTCGACGAGCGCTCACGCTGA